In Pseudomonas poae, a single genomic region encodes these proteins:
- the amn gene encoding AMP nucleosidase, with amino-acid sequence MTEAFVVVQSAEEAVDRLAALHERATGALNQALKQYLKDRVEPDAEQRALFRYPELRLTYHCHGEVPQTTRAYAKVQLPGTYSVTVTHPAAFRKYLLEQLVPLMHDFTVTVEVGVSQQNIPYPYVVEQGDELAGSGVTAATLARVFPSTDLSAATDGIADGLYDWENTDPLPLALFDAARVDFSLRRLVHYTGSDWRHVQPWILLTNYHRYVDQFILHGLEQLRSDPRFVRMVLPGNVVIDKSMDHGEASAIAAGVVWHRYQMPAYHLQASDGHGVTLVNIGVGPSNAKNITDHLAVLRPHCWLMIGHCGGLRQSQTIGDYVLAHAYMRRDGILDRVVPPNIPIPALAEVQMALQQAAANVTGEKGEELKKRLRTGTVLTYDDRNWELRWAQERPLINLSRAVAVDMESGTIAAQGYRLRVPYGTLLCVSDKPLHSEIKLPGSANAFYERAVSQHLKIGIEAVDLLRTELNSLHSRKLRSFDEPPFR; translated from the coding sequence GTGACCGAAGCTTTTGTTGTCGTTCAATCCGCCGAAGAAGCCGTGGACCGGCTGGCGGCTCTGCATGAGCGTGCTACCGGCGCACTCAATCAAGCCCTCAAGCAATACCTCAAGGACCGCGTCGAACCCGATGCCGAACAGCGCGCGCTGTTTCGCTACCCGGAGCTGCGCCTGACCTACCACTGCCACGGCGAAGTCCCACAGACCACCCGCGCTTATGCCAAGGTCCAACTGCCGGGGACCTACAGCGTCACCGTCACCCATCCTGCAGCGTTCCGTAAATACCTGCTGGAGCAGTTGGTGCCGCTGATGCACGATTTCACCGTGACGGTGGAAGTCGGCGTCAGCCAACAGAATATTCCGTACCCGTACGTGGTGGAGCAGGGCGACGAACTGGCCGGCTCCGGTGTGACCGCCGCGACCCTGGCCCGTGTGTTCCCCAGCACCGACTTGTCGGCTGCCACCGATGGCATTGCCGATGGCCTCTACGACTGGGAAAACACCGATCCGCTGCCCCTGGCGCTGTTCGATGCGGCCCGCGTGGACTTTTCCCTGCGTCGCCTGGTGCACTACACCGGCAGTGACTGGCGCCATGTACAACCGTGGATCCTGCTGACCAACTACCACCGCTACGTTGACCAGTTCATCCTGCATGGCCTGGAACAACTGCGCAGTGACCCGCGTTTTGTGCGCATGGTGCTGCCGGGCAACGTGGTGATCGACAAGAGCATGGACCACGGTGAAGCGTCTGCCATTGCCGCTGGCGTGGTCTGGCACCGCTACCAGATGCCGGCCTACCACCTGCAAGCCAGTGATGGCCACGGCGTGACCTTGGTGAACATCGGCGTCGGCCCGTCCAACGCCAAGAACATCACCGATCACCTGGCCGTGCTGCGTCCGCATTGCTGGCTGATGATCGGCCACTGCGGCGGCCTGCGCCAATCCCAGACCATCGGCGACTACGTGCTGGCTCACGCCTATATGCGCCGCGACGGGATTCTCGATCGCGTGGTACCGCCTAACATCCCGATCCCGGCCCTGGCCGAAGTGCAGATGGCCTTGCAACAGGCGGCCGCCAATGTCACCGGCGAAAAAGGCGAAGAACTGAAAAAACGCCTGCGTACCGGCACTGTGCTGACTTACGACGACCGCAACTGGGAGCTGCGCTGGGCCCAGGAACGGCCGCTGATCAACCTGTCCCGCGCCGTGGCCGTGGACATGGAAAGCGGCACCATCGCTGCCCAAGGCTATCGCTTGCGAGTGCCGTACGGCACGTTGTTGTGTGTATCGGACAAGCCGCTTCACAGCGAAATCAAGCTGCCGGGTTCGGCCAACGCGTTCTATGAGCGCGCGGTCAGCCAGCACTTGAAGATCGGCATCGAGGCGGTGGATTTGCTGCGCACTGAACTCAACTCGCTGCACTCGCGCAAACTGCGCAGCTTCGACGAGCCGCCGTTCCGCTAA
- a CDS encoding hybrid sensor histidine kinase/response regulator, with protein sequence MRYLLILLLCGLPMLASAVEFDQDTRSLPLGRVMQVLEDPSAALTIAEVSSPAYAAQFKTHDKATLNAGYSRSVFWLKIDLHYLAKDPRAPRTWFLELAYPPLNHLDLYQGDGAGGYRLTTRTGSALPFSSREVRQSNYLFKLNFVPDQQETLYLRLQSQGSIQAPLTLWAGTAYLEQQPLRLYVLGAIYGVLLGMLIYNLFIYLSVRDTSYLYYIFYIASFGLYQLSVNGVAVEYFWPNNPWWTNAAVPFLIGSAALFGSLFARSFLHTAQHSRWLDRILLGLAACGAVVMALALLTSYAVALRLATGLALVFTVTIFVAAIKAWYCGQRMARYFIIAWSAFLLGGVINTLMVLGYLPNMFLTMYASQIGSAIEVALLSLALADRINSMREQQAQILFDASQKLEVLNQQLARSNRLKDEFLATLTHELRTPMNGVIGSLELMQTVPLDADLAQYQQTAAGSARDMMRMVNGILTLTELQAGRLSAQPQMFSLRGVLDTLRQQFAASAQSKGLAFSIDVAVELPDRVVGDSDKLLQCLDCLLDNAFKFTHTGSVRLRVVGVPHSDGGLRLSFIVTDTGIGFAFLDEATLYQRFFQLDGSTTREYGGLGIGLAICRQLIELLGGRLTHHSEPRKGSRFQLEMEVAAVPPEPRQVLDQHRAPQDCAVLLVDGNSVGQLVVRGMLLKLGYRVKTADSGPSALATLQGETFDAVLLDIPEGGFSLCCQIRALPGCGELPVIALSASLSVSEREQCHGIGVTDRLAKPVRFEALQAVLERRLLCPLEGESAGH encoded by the coding sequence ATGCGCTATTTGCTGATTTTATTGTTGTGTGGGCTTCCGATGCTCGCCAGCGCCGTCGAGTTCGACCAGGACACGCGAAGCCTGCCGCTGGGCCGAGTCATGCAAGTGCTCGAAGACCCGAGTGCCGCCCTCACCATCGCCGAAGTCAGTTCCCCCGCCTACGCTGCGCAATTCAAGACCCATGACAAAGCCACGCTCAATGCCGGTTACTCACGCTCGGTGTTCTGGCTCAAAATCGACCTGCACTACCTGGCCAAAGACCCTCGCGCCCCGCGCACCTGGTTCCTGGAACTGGCCTACCCGCCGCTGAACCACCTGGACCTTTACCAAGGCGATGGCGCCGGTGGTTATCGACTGACCACCCGCACTGGCAGCGCGCTGCCGTTTTCCAGCCGTGAAGTGCGCCAGAGCAATTACCTGTTCAAGCTCAACTTCGTGCCCGATCAGCAAGAAACCCTCTACCTGCGCCTGCAAAGTCAAGGATCGATCCAGGCGCCATTGACCCTCTGGGCCGGCACCGCTTATCTGGAGCAACAGCCACTGCGCCTTTACGTACTCGGAGCGATCTACGGTGTATTGCTGGGCATGTTGATCTACAACCTGTTCATTTACCTGAGCGTGCGCGACACCAGCTACCTCTACTACATCTTCTATATAGCCTCGTTCGGCCTTTACCAACTCTCGGTCAATGGCGTGGCCGTGGAGTACTTCTGGCCCAACAACCCCTGGTGGACCAATGCGGCGGTGCCGTTCCTGATTGGCTCGGCGGCGCTGTTTGGCAGCCTGTTCGCTCGCAGCTTCCTGCACACCGCGCAGCACAGCCGTTGGCTTGATCGCATTCTGCTAGGGCTGGCGGCCTGCGGCGCGGTAGTGATGGCATTGGCCCTGCTGACCAGCTACGCCGTGGCCCTGCGCCTGGCGACTGGGCTGGCGCTGGTGTTTACCGTGACCATCTTTGTTGCCGCGATCAAGGCGTGGTACTGCGGCCAGCGCATGGCCCGTTATTTCATCATCGCCTGGTCGGCGTTCCTGCTGGGTGGGGTCATCAATACGCTGATGGTGCTGGGCTACCTGCCCAACATGTTCCTGACCATGTACGCCAGCCAGATCGGCTCGGCCATCGAGGTCGCGTTGCTGTCCCTGGCCCTGGCAGATCGCATCAACAGCATGCGTGAGCAGCAGGCGCAGATTCTCTTCGATGCCAGCCAGAAACTCGAAGTGCTCAACCAGCAATTGGCCCGCAGCAACCGGCTAAAGGACGAATTCCTCGCCACCCTGACCCACGAACTGCGCACGCCCATGAACGGTGTAATCGGCTCCCTGGAGTTGATGCAGACCGTACCCCTGGACGCCGACCTGGCGCAGTACCAGCAAACCGCCGCCGGTTCGGCGCGGGACATGATGCGCATGGTCAACGGCATCCTCACCCTCACCGAGTTGCAAGCCGGGCGTTTGAGCGCCCAGCCCCAGATGTTCAGCCTGCGGGGTGTGCTCGACACGCTGCGCCAGCAGTTCGCCGCCAGTGCTCAAAGCAAGGGCCTGGCGTTTTCCATCGACGTGGCGGTTGAGCTGCCGGACCGTGTGGTCGGCGACTCGGACAAGTTGCTGCAGTGCCTGGATTGCCTGTTGGACAACGCGTTCAAGTTCACTCACACAGGTTCTGTGCGGCTGCGCGTCGTTGGCGTGCCTCACAGTGACGGCGGCCTTCGGCTGAGCTTTATCGTCACCGACACCGGCATCGGCTTTGCCTTCCTGGATGAGGCAACCCTTTACCAGCGCTTCTTCCAGCTCGATGGCTCCACCACCCGCGAATATGGCGGCCTGGGCATCGGCCTGGCCATCTGCCGGCAATTGATCGAGCTGCTGGGCGGGCGTCTCACCCATCACTCCGAGCCGCGCAAGGGCAGTCGCTTCCAGTTGGAAATGGAAGTCGCCGCAGTACCGCCGGAGCCAAGGCAGGTGCTCGATCAACATCGCGCCCCACAGGACTGCGCGGTGCTGCTCGTGGATGGCAATAGCGTCGGCCAGTTGGTCGTGCGCGGCATGCTGCTGAAACTGGGTTACCGCGTGAAAACCGCAGACAGCGGCCCAAGTGCACTGGCGACCTTGCAAGGCGAAACATTCGATGCCGTGTTGTTGGATATCCCCGAGGGCGGGTTCTCGTTGTGCTGCCAGATCCGTGCATTGCCGGGCTGCGGTGAATTGCCGGTGATTGCCTTGAGCGCGTCGCTGAGCGTGTCGGAGCGTGAACAATGCCATGGCATTGGCGTGACTGACCGCTTGGCCAAGCCGGTGCGTTTCGAAGCGCTCCAAGCGGTGTTGGAGCGTCGGTTGCTGTGTCCGCTTGAGGGCGAAAGCGCCGGACATTAG
- a CDS encoding DNA alkylation response protein, whose translation MNLHQFAETHDVTNQPPSLDGTNLYRIDLPLQEWSRRFGAGWAEGRIDAYGALAGGPLMEAGFLANQNKPVFSSHDRYGHRIDLVEFHPAYHELMRTAVEHGLPSLPWAHPQSGAHVARAAMTYLHSQAEAGTGCPLTMTFACVPALRLQPDLADIWLPKILGTQYDPRNVGIAHKAGATIGMAMTEKQGGTDVRANTTRAYPVGAGGPGQAYELVGHKWFCSAPMCDAFLTLAQTDKGLTCFLLPRHRPDDTRNEFYIQRLKNKLGNCSNASSEVEFRGALAWMIGEEGRGVPTIIEMVAMTRFDCMVGSSALMRQALTQASHHCAHRSVGGRVLSEQPLMQNVLADLALESEASLALSMRMGRALDHLGDEQEAKFARLVTAVGKYWICKRAPAMINEAAECMGGAGYVEDSILPRLYREAPVNSTWEGSGNVQCLDVLRALSKEAGVLEALFVELGDGQGDKQLARHIEQLKSAFMDTQDIQYRARQLTEDIALALQAKLLLEAGNAAVSDGFIASRLGESSGRVYGTLPRGVDVATIVTRSTPESL comes from the coding sequence ATGAACCTGCATCAGTTCGCCGAAACCCACGACGTCACCAACCAGCCCCCATCCCTGGACGGCACCAACCTGTATCGCATCGACTTGCCCCTGCAAGAGTGGTCGCGTCGCTTTGGCGCCGGTTGGGCAGAAGGGCGCATCGATGCCTACGGTGCACTGGCTGGCGGGCCGCTGATGGAGGCCGGGTTCCTGGCGAACCAGAACAAGCCGGTGTTCAGCAGTCACGACCGTTATGGCCATCGAATCGACTTGGTGGAGTTCCACCCGGCCTATCACGAGTTGATGCGAACCGCTGTCGAACATGGCCTGCCGTCGCTGCCGTGGGCTCACCCACAGTCCGGCGCGCATGTGGCCCGAGCCGCGATGACCTACCTGCACAGCCAGGCCGAAGCGGGCACCGGTTGCCCGTTGACCATGACCTTCGCCTGCGTGCCAGCCCTGCGCTTGCAGCCGGACTTGGCGGATATCTGGCTGCCGAAAATCCTTGGCACCCAATACGACCCGCGCAATGTCGGCATCGCCCACAAGGCGGGCGCCACCATTGGCATGGCCATGACCGAAAAACAGGGCGGCACCGACGTACGTGCCAATACCACCCGCGCTTATCCGGTGGGTGCGGGTGGGCCGGGGCAGGCCTATGAACTGGTGGGGCACAAGTGGTTCTGTTCGGCGCCGATGTGCGACGCGTTCCTGACCTTGGCCCAGACCGACAAAGGACTCACCTGTTTCCTGTTGCCTCGGCATCGCCCGGATGACACACGCAACGAGTTCTACATCCAGCGCCTGAAAAACAAGCTTGGCAACTGCTCCAACGCCTCCAGCGAAGTGGAGTTCCGAGGTGCCTTGGCGTGGATGATCGGCGAAGAAGGCCGAGGCGTGCCGACCATTATCGAGATGGTTGCCATGACCCGCTTCGATTGCATGGTTGGTTCAAGCGCCTTGATGCGCCAGGCGTTGACCCAGGCCAGTCATCATTGCGCCCATCGCTCCGTCGGTGGCCGCGTGCTCAGCGAGCAGCCGTTGATGCAAAACGTGTTGGCGGACCTGGCCCTGGAAAGCGAAGCTTCATTGGCCCTGAGCATGCGCATGGGCCGCGCCCTGGACCACTTGGGCGATGAACAGGAAGCCAAGTTCGCCCGCTTGGTGACGGCGGTGGGCAAGTACTGGATCTGCAAACGTGCCCCCGCAATGATCAACGAAGCGGCCGAATGCATGGGCGGTGCGGGGTATGTCGAGGACAGCATCCTGCCGCGCCTGTACCGTGAGGCACCGGTGAATTCGACGTGGGAAGGTTCTGGCAATGTGCAATGCCTGGATGTGCTGCGGGCGCTGTCCAAGGAGGCCGGCGTGCTGGAAGCGTTGTTTGTCGAATTGGGGGATGGGCAGGGAGACAAACAGTTGGCGCGGCATATCGAACAGTTGAAATCGGCGTTCATGGATACCCAGGACATCCAGTATCGAGCGCGGCAGCTGACTGAAGATATCGCGCTGGCGTTGCAGGCCAAGCTGTTGCTGGAAGCGGGGAATGCGGCGGTGAGTGATGGGTTTATTGCCAGCCGGTTGGGTGAGTCGTCTGGGCGGGTGTATGGAACCTTGCCGCGCGGGGTGGATGTGGCAACCATCGTCACCCGTTCTACCCCCGAATCCCTCTGA
- a CDS encoding thiamine phosphate synthase, protein MKLRGLYAITDSQLLAGKFLAYVEAALDGGVTLLQYRDKSSDEARRLREAQKLRELCSRYKTQLIINDDAELAARLGVGVHLGQTDGPLTPARALLGSKAIIGATCHSQIELAEQAAKEGASYVAFGRFFNSSTKPGAPAATVEMLAQARARLQLPICVIGGITLENAEPLAAHGADLLAVVHGLFGAESTQEVTRRARAFNALLNS, encoded by the coding sequence ATGAAACTACGTGGCCTTTACGCCATAACCGACAGCCAACTGTTGGCCGGCAAATTCCTCGCCTACGTCGAAGCGGCGTTGGACGGTGGCGTGACGCTGCTGCAGTACCGCGACAAAAGCAGCGACGAAGCCCGACGCCTGCGTGAAGCGCAAAAGCTGCGGGAGTTGTGCTCACGCTACAAGACTCAGTTGATCATCAACGACGACGCCGAATTGGCCGCACGCCTCGGTGTCGGCGTGCACCTGGGCCAGACCGACGGTCCGCTGACCCCGGCGCGTGCGCTGCTGGGCTCCAAGGCGATCATCGGCGCCACCTGCCACAGCCAGATCGAACTGGCCGAGCAGGCGGCGAAGGAAGGCGCCAGCTACGTAGCCTTCGGACGCTTCTTCAATTCCAGCACCAAGCCTGGCGCTCCAGCGGCCACCGTCGAAATGCTGGCCCAGGCCCGCGCGCGCCTGCAATTGCCGATCTGCGTGATTGGCGGCATCACCCTGGAGAACGCCGAACCCCTGGCGGCCCACGGTGCCGACCTGCTGGCAGTGGTCCACGGCCTGTTCGGTGCCGAAAGCACCCAGGAAGTCACGCGCCGCGCCCGCGCCTTCAACGCCCTTCTTAATTCCTGA
- a CDS encoding hydroxymethylpyrimidine/phosphomethylpyrimidine kinase: MNIYSSRPVVLCLSGHDPSGGAGLQADIEALLAQGCHAAPAVTALTVQNTVNVSDFRVLDREWVLAQANAVLGDSEVAAVKLGMLGSTAMVDTVVELLQAHPHLPVVCDPVLRAGGGGSLGKDEVGYAMRERLLPLSLIATPNLPEARILAELPEGTADECAAKLLPYIKHLLITGGHGDEHEVHNRLYSRDGTQQTFTCQRLPGSYHGSGCTLASALAGRIAQGEGLVSAVQSALNYTWRTLRDAEQLGQGQFVPRRLPLDFCS, translated from the coding sequence ATGAATATCTACAGCTCTCGCCCCGTTGTCCTCTGTCTCTCCGGCCACGACCCCAGTGGTGGCGCCGGCTTGCAGGCAGATATCGAAGCCCTGCTCGCCCAGGGTTGCCATGCGGCTCCGGCCGTCACCGCCTTGACCGTGCAAAACACCGTCAACGTCAGCGATTTCCGCGTGCTCGACCGCGAGTGGGTACTGGCCCAGGCCAATGCCGTGCTCGGCGATTCCGAAGTGGCGGCGGTCAAGCTGGGCATGCTCGGCTCCACCGCAATGGTCGACACTGTGGTCGAACTGCTGCAAGCGCATCCGCACCTGCCGGTGGTCTGTGACCCGGTATTGCGCGCCGGCGGCGGCGGCAGCCTGGGCAAGGATGAAGTCGGTTATGCGATGCGCGAGCGGCTGTTGCCGCTGTCGCTGATCGCCACGCCGAACCTGCCCGAAGCGCGCATCCTCGCCGAACTGCCCGAGGGCACGGCGGACGAATGCGCTGCGAAGTTACTGCCGTATATCAAGCATCTGCTGATCACCGGCGGCCATGGCGATGAGCATGAAGTGCACAACCGTTTATATAGCCGCGACGGCACCCAGCAGACCTTCACCTGCCAGCGCCTGCCCGGCAGCTACCACGGTTCCGGCTGTACGTTGGCCAGTGCGCTGGCCGGTCGGATCGCTCAGGGCGAAGGCCTGGTCAGCGCCGTGCAATCGGCGCTCAACTACACTTGGCGCACCCTGCGTGACGCCGAACAACTCGGCCAAGGCCAGTTTGTACCGCGCCGGTTGCCGCTGGATTTTTGTTCGTAA